TTGAAAAAGCTATAGCCTTTACCAACTACCCCAACCCCTTCAACCCCACCTCCCTGATTGAATACACCCTGCCTGCTGAGGCACAGGTACGCATCGATGTATTCAACGTAATGGGGCAGCGGGTAGCTACACTGGTTAATGGCAGGCTTTCGGCCGGGGTACACACCGCCACCTTCGATGGCAGCCGGCTGGCAAGCGGTTTGTACATTGCAAGAATGCAGCTCAACAATCAGGTGTACACCCGCACCATGATGCTTGTGAAATAAACGGCTATCCCCGCTGCGCACCCGCCCCGCCTACAGCGCCCTCAGCACCGCCTCCACATGGCTGTCCATGCGGAGGTTGCTTTCGTGAGCGAGGCGGATGCGGCGGTCGGGGCCGATCAGGAAGGTCACGCGGCGGGTCAGCAGCCCTAAGAGGGTGCAGCCCCAGGCCCGGTGCACGGCGCCATCGGTATCGGAGACAAAGATCAACCGGCAACCGACCACCAACCAACGCCTGACAGAACCCCAACTCCGCGCCCGGCCAAAAACCCATTTTTTTACAGGGCTACAACTCATGCTCAGGCGTAGGGATCACTTGAAAGACATCGTTAAGGGCTGCCTGTTCCTGCATCACAACACCAGGATAGCCATGTTAAATTATATTAAAATTAAATGGGGGGGGGGGGGTAACCCGATTGACTTTTACAACTGCTGCCCTTTTATTAAAAATGTTAATCCGTATGAAGAGGCCGGTCACAGGATTACCGGCCGGAATGCTTTGCCGAAGCTTCTGAAAATGGGAGTTGAGCGCAATTGAACGATGGGTTTGTCTTAAATCGGCTCCTTACCCTGTATTGATCAGCCCCCAATATCCCCCCCAACCAGCTTACCGGACTTATTCAACTTATTTAGATTAGGGCGGAAGCGATTATACTGTCTTTTTATGTCCTTAAATGTGGTATAGTTTTAAACAGGAATGTACTGCAAGCCTATTAGCCGATTAAAAGAAACGCCCCCCGTTGCACTATGCCCGGTGAAATAGTGGGAGCGCTCAGTTAACCGTGATTTAGCACGATAGTACCTAAATAGAATCCAAGAAATGTGTTATGAAAACATTTAGAATTAAACCCTATCTAATAGTAATAATAGTATTCACGTTGTTGAATGGTTGTGGAGTTTTTGGAACGGATGATGACCGAGTAGTGTGCAATTCTGATTTTGTATGCACCAATGCCATTTCCGCCGACTGGACTTATCTGGGCCTAGGAGACGAAGCTGTTCAAACCATCGCCATTAATCCCTGCAATAGTGCACATATCCTGGCTGGTACGGCTCAGAGTTTTAGCTCTGGCATTCAGGGTAAAATATTCCTAAGTACAGATTGCGGAGAGAACTGGGAGCAGGTTTGGGAAGGTGGTTCGGTCAGTGATCTGGTCTTTGACCCGAAAAATCCAAACTATGTATATGCCAGCCCCCATGGAATGATCCGAAGTATGGATGGAGGAAAAACCTGGAGTATTATTGATAACGGATTGGATCCTCATTTGAGTTTTACTCAGCGGGTATTTTCTATTGCAATTGATCCTGAGGATACGCGACGTGTCTATGCTGCGATTGGTGGCTTTGGCACAGGTTGGTTATTTTATTCAGATAACCGGGGTCATGCGTGGACTCCTGTACCACATGTAGATGGCTCCGGAAATGAAATTGCAGATAACAGATATTTATTAAGTGATCTGCCCGGTCCGATTTTGATCGACCCTGCTAACCCTGATGTATTGTATATCAGCCCATTGGATATTCGATTGCTGTTGAAGAGTGAAGACCGGGGAATGAGTTGGAATCTGCTATTGAAGGAAGATAATGCCGAAATTTATCCGATAGTATTTAGCCCTGATTATACTTCTATTTATGCACTTGTTAGAAGTCATAGTGGATTGGCAGAAGGTGGATTGTTTGAATATAATCTCCAAGACGGTGAGACTCAACTTCATCCGGTTACTCATGACATAGATGAAAAGCCACAAGCATTAGAGGTATTTAAAGCTATTAATGAATTAATCGTAGCAACAGAAAATGGCATTTATTACAGAGAAAACGGTGAGTGGCATGTTTACACCGGCGAATATATTACCGGTTATCCAAATGCCTTAAAATCACATCATAATTTAATCTATTCGGGAATAATGCCAAATAACGAATTCCGAAGTAATGGAGGCATTTATGTAAGATTTCATAAATAAAAAAAAGAAACGCCCACCGGGCACATAAACCGAACCATTCTCCTGCAAGAGATATAAAACGGCGATTGCGCTTCGGGGGCGTTTTGTGTCTATAACACAAAAAAAAAGGTACGAAAAATGAAACAATACATATATATCAAATCACTGATCCTGTTATCAGGACTCTTAATGTTGATGAATGCTGATCTTTCGGCACAAAGCTATCTTAGTGAACGCTTTAAAGATGTGGAAAATGTTCGGGTATCTATCTGGAATGGAAAAGAGGTTGCCCATAAAGAACAAAAAATTCATATTAAGTTGAGGGAAGGTGTCGGCCTGGAATCCGTGCTTGGGCAGTCGCTGCTATCGGCAGACGAAAAAAGTCCACCTAATGTTCTGGGGTGGAGCGTTCTGCGCTTGGATAGCTCAGCTGACCTGATGGACGCGA
This genomic stretch from Cyclonatronum proteinivorum harbors:
- a CDS encoding WD40/YVTN/BNR-like repeat-containing protein, whose protein sequence is MKTFRIKPYLIVIIVFTLLNGCGVFGTDDDRVVCNSDFVCTNAISADWTYLGLGDEAVQTIAINPCNSAHILAGTAQSFSSGIQGKIFLSTDCGENWEQVWEGGSVSDLVFDPKNPNYVYASPHGMIRSMDGGKTWSIIDNGLDPHLSFTQRVFSIAIDPEDTRRVYAAIGGFGTGWLFYSDNRGHAWTPVPHVDGSGNEIADNRYLLSDLPGPILIDPANPDVLYISPLDIRLLLKSEDRGMSWNLLLKEDNAEIYPIVFSPDYTSIYALVRSHSGLAEGGLFEYNLQDGETQLHPVTHDIDEKPQALEVFKAINELIVATENGIYYRENGEWHVYTGEYITGYPNALKSHHNLIYSGIMPNNEFRSNGGIYVRFHK